Proteins encoded by one window of Tunturibacter psychrotolerans:
- a CDS encoding DUF2252 domain-containing protein produces the protein MPKSKKASSAKVPSISKKLADQFTAPRPSVADREDAGKRLRTTVPRASLADHQLPKNRKDPVAILEAQAKTRLQELIPVRYARMLQSPFAFLRGTAAVMAQDLASSPVTGLQVQLCGDMHVSNFGVFASAERSLVFGINDFDETIPGPWEWDLKRLATSAVVAGQFIGKDHADCEEYSRAIVRSYRQRMREFADMGYLATWYSVIHEDDILAAAPPNRLDLWKKAINKAKKGSHLQVLEKMTDLVDNKQRIVENAPFVVRETKTEHGMPIREALGLFLEQYLASLTEDRRQLISRYQVLDAARKVVGVGSVGTRCWIAFMRGKDEGDPLFLQYKEAEESVLAPYLKGPKFQNQGLRVVSGQHLIQGSPDILLGWGAFKETNFYVRQLRDMKGSYEFDPATTNHKGMVAYCDLCGWGLALAHAKSGDPATIAGYLGKTDEIDEALTKFAFAYSEQNERDYDKLKEAARTKRIKVSAVA, from the coding sequence ATGCCCAAATCGAAAAAAGCATCGTCCGCCAAGGTTCCATCCATCAGCAAAAAGCTCGCCGATCAGTTCACCGCGCCGCGTCCATCCGTAGCCGACCGCGAAGACGCTGGAAAACGCCTGCGAACCACCGTGCCAAGGGCCAGCCTCGCTGACCACCAACTCCCGAAGAACCGCAAAGATCCCGTGGCGATCCTCGAGGCCCAGGCAAAAACTCGCCTCCAGGAGCTCATCCCCGTCCGTTACGCTCGAATGCTGCAATCACCCTTCGCGTTCCTACGTGGCACAGCAGCCGTCATGGCGCAGGACCTCGCCTCATCGCCAGTCACTGGCCTTCAGGTACAGCTCTGCGGCGACATGCACGTCTCAAACTTCGGCGTCTTCGCCTCCGCCGAACGCAGCCTCGTCTTCGGCATCAACGACTTCGACGAAACAATTCCCGGCCCGTGGGAATGGGACCTGAAACGACTCGCAACCAGCGCCGTCGTCGCCGGTCAGTTCATCGGAAAAGACCATGCAGACTGCGAGGAATATAGCCGCGCAATCGTGAGATCCTATCGGCAACGAATGCGCGAATTCGCCGACATGGGCTATCTGGCCACCTGGTATTCCGTCATTCACGAAGACGACATCCTGGCCGCAGCGCCCCCAAATCGGCTGGACCTATGGAAGAAAGCCATTAACAAGGCGAAGAAGGGATCACACCTCCAGGTCTTGGAGAAGATGACGGACCTGGTCGACAACAAACAACGGATCGTCGAAAACGCTCCGTTCGTCGTGCGCGAAACCAAGACAGAGCACGGCATGCCGATTCGCGAAGCTCTAGGACTCTTCCTCGAACAATATCTCGCCTCCTTGACCGAGGACCGCAGACAACTCATCTCGCGCTATCAGGTGCTGGACGCCGCACGAAAGGTTGTCGGTGTCGGCAGTGTCGGAACACGTTGTTGGATAGCGTTCATGCGAGGCAAAGACGAAGGCGATCCACTCTTCCTGCAATATAAGGAAGCGGAGGAGTCCGTACTCGCACCTTACCTGAAGGGACCGAAATTTCAGAACCAAGGCCTTCGCGTAGTCTCCGGCCAACACCTGATCCAGGGTTCTCCGGACATCCTTCTGGGATGGGGAGCTTTCAAAGAAACCAACTTCTACGTTCGTCAGCTTCGCGACATGAAAGGCAGCTACGAGTTCGACCCCGCGACCACGAACCACAAGGGGATGGTAGCGTACTGCGACCTGTGTGGCTGGGGCCTTGCCTTGGCGCACGCCAAATCGGGAGACCCGGCAACCATCGCAGGCTATCTCGGTAAGACCGACGAAATCGACGAAGCCCTCACAAAATTCGCCTTTGCGTACAGCGAACAAAATGAACGCGACTACGACAAACTCAAAGAAGCAGCGCGCACCAAGCGAATCAAAGTCTCCGCCGTCGCCTGA
- a CDS encoding DUF4760 domain-containing protein: MRKKKTTTANAIRQAELILKLYELRRETVMREARSYVGGEFLPASASEFIQIVSAGDKQSSFVLQVYGYWQMVAAFVRSGALDAELLYNTCPEMYFQYAKIQPYLAQFREEMDLPEFVIDVEQLIEGSRAGRKRLESMRKNIAAIVEARSRPPIKPRAKK; the protein is encoded by the coding sequence ATGAGAAAGAAGAAAACGACCACCGCGAACGCAATTCGGCAAGCTGAACTGATTCTGAAGCTGTATGAACTGCGACGGGAGACGGTCATGCGGGAAGCACGCTCCTATGTAGGCGGCGAGTTTCTGCCCGCATCCGCCAGCGAATTCATTCAAATCGTAAGCGCAGGCGACAAGCAAAGCAGCTTCGTTCTTCAGGTGTATGGATACTGGCAGATGGTCGCTGCCTTCGTGAGAAGCGGCGCTCTCGATGCAGAGTTGCTCTACAACACCTGCCCCGAGATGTACTTCCAATACGCCAAAATTCAACCCTATCTGGCCCAGTTTCGCGAAGAGATGGACCTGCCCGAGTTTGTGATAGACGTCGAACAACTCATAGAAGGGTCACGAGCGGGCCGCAAGCGTCTCGAATCCATGCGAAAGAACATCGCAGCCATCGTCGAAGCACGAAGCCGTCCTCCAATAAAGCCGCGCGCGAAGAAATAG
- a CDS encoding carbohydrate porin — protein MARHRSMLRYSIAWLVACLLAASCSADGQLSSGTNRVSTQPKFGCQHPADPHRRQHGCNDAVFGADETLTGGWDDIRRAAKRIGITPTASYALNINLNSANGENHGADFALQSGNKGVLAIGEIDYLHNQKANSTGKPGQITVGFLHSNNSFPSLVNPLEQIDGYNGVYLMGQHMVFRPDGPGTSRGATVWGEWALNSKDLISPIPTFWGAGLSYEGLIPARKNDTVSVGLVCAEASKSAPANAEKLLELNYQWSHSRYLTITPHGQYFWKRESRDGRNAAVLGI, from the coding sequence GTGGCCCGTCATCGAAGCATGCTGCGCTACTCAATTGCATGGCTTGTTGCCTGCCTGCTGGCCGCATCCTGCTCCGCTGATGGGCAACTATCCTCCGGGACAAATCGGGTTTCGACGCAACCTAAATTTGGTTGCCAACATCCCGCCGATCCTCATAGGCGTCAGCACGGCTGTAATGACGCCGTATTTGGCGCGGATGAGACATTGACAGGAGGCTGGGACGACATACGGCGAGCAGCGAAGCGGATCGGCATCACACCAACGGCGTCGTATGCCCTCAACATAAATTTGAACTCAGCAAACGGCGAGAACCACGGCGCAGACTTCGCTCTCCAGAGTGGTAACAAAGGTGTACTTGCGATCGGGGAGATCGATTATCTGCACAACCAGAAGGCCAATTCTACTGGCAAGCCAGGGCAGATAACGGTCGGCTTTCTCCATAGCAACAACTCTTTTCCTTCGCTCGTCAACCCGCTCGAGCAGATCGATGGCTATAACGGCGTATACCTGATGGGTCAACATATGGTGTTTCGCCCTGACGGTCCGGGCACATCTCGAGGGGCCACTGTTTGGGGGGAATGGGCGCTGAACTCCAAAGATCTTATCAGCCCTATTCCGACGTTTTGGGGTGCTGGCCTGAGTTATGAGGGCCTCATTCCTGCGCGTAAGAACGATACTGTTTCAGTAGGTTTGGTTTGTGCCGAGGCGAGTAAGTCTGCCCCCGCAAACGCGGAGAAACTATTGGAATTGAATTATCAATGGAGTCATTCTCGCTATTTGACGATCACTCCGCATGGCCAATATTTCTGGAAACGTGAGAGCCGTGATGGCCGAAACGCAGCCGTTCTGGGAATCTAG